A DNA window from Pseudomonas resinovorans NBRC 106553 contains the following coding sequences:
- the def gene encoding peptide deformylase, with protein MAILNILEFPDPRLRTIAKPVDVVDDSIRTLIDDMFETMYAAPGIGLAATQVNVHKRVVVMDLSEDKSEPRVFINPEFESLTEQMDQYQEGCLSVPGFYENVDRPQKVKIKALDRDGQPYELIAEGLLAVCIQHECDHLNGKLFVDYLSSLKRDRIKKKLEKQHRQQA; from the coding sequence ATGGCGATTCTGAACATTCTCGAATTCCCCGATCCGCGCCTGCGCACCATTGCCAAACCCGTGGATGTGGTCGACGACTCCATTCGCACGCTGATCGACGACATGTTCGAAACCATGTACGCCGCACCAGGCATCGGCCTGGCCGCAACCCAGGTGAACGTGCACAAGCGCGTGGTGGTGATGGACCTCTCGGAAGACAAGTCCGAGCCGCGGGTCTTCATCAACCCCGAGTTCGAGTCCCTCACCGAGCAGATGGACCAGTACCAGGAAGGTTGCCTGTCGGTACCCGGCTTCTACGAGAACGTCGACCGGCCGCAGAAGGTCAAGATCAAGGCCCTGGACCGCGATGGCCAGCCCTATGAGCTGATCGCCGAGGGCCTGCTCGCCGTGTGCATCCAGCACGAGTGCGACCACCTCAACGGCAAGCTCTTCGTCGACTACCTGTCGTCCCTCAAGCGCGACCGCATCAAGAAGAAGCTGGAAAAGCAGCACCGCCAGCAGGCTTGA
- the fmt gene encoding methionyl-tRNA formyltransferase: MTEPLRLVFAGTPEFAAEHLKALLDSRHQVIAVYTQPDRPAGRGQKLMPSPVKQLALTHGVPVLQPPTLRDPAAQEELRALGADLMVVVAYGLILPQVVLDTPRLGCINSHASLLPRWRGAAPIQRAVQAGDAESGVTVMQMEAGLDTGPMLLKVTTPIAATDTGGSLHDRLAQLGPKAVLEAIEGLAAGTLEGEVQDDTLANYAHKLNKDEARLDWSRPAVELERLVRAFNPWPICHSSLDGEPVKVLSAAPGEGKGQPGQILAASKEGLTVACGDGALLLTRLQLPGGKPLNFADLYNSRREQFTAGKVLGA, from the coding sequence ATGACTGAGCCACTGCGCCTCGTCTTCGCCGGCACCCCGGAGTTTGCCGCGGAGCACCTCAAAGCCTTGCTGGACTCCCGCCACCAGGTGATCGCCGTCTACACCCAACCGGACCGCCCGGCCGGCCGTGGCCAGAAGCTGATGCCCAGCCCGGTCAAGCAACTGGCCCTCACCCATGGCGTACCGGTGCTGCAGCCGCCGACCCTGCGCGACCCGGCGGCCCAGGAAGAACTCCGTGCCCTGGGCGCCGACCTGATGGTAGTGGTGGCCTACGGGCTGATCCTGCCCCAGGTGGTGCTCGACACCCCGCGCCTGGGCTGCATCAACAGCCATGCCTCGCTGCTGCCGCGCTGGCGCGGCGCCGCGCCCATCCAGCGTGCGGTGCAGGCGGGCGACGCGGAAAGCGGCGTGACCGTGATGCAGATGGAAGCGGGCCTGGATACCGGCCCCATGCTGCTCAAGGTGACCACCCCGATCGCCGCCACCGATACCGGCGGCAGCCTGCACGACCGCCTCGCCCAGCTCGGCCCGAAGGCCGTGCTCGAAGCCATCGAGGGCCTGGCCGCCGGCACTCTCGAGGGTGAAGTGCAGGACGATACCCTGGCCAACTACGCCCACAAGCTGAACAAGGACGAAGCGCGCCTGGACTGGAGCCGCCCGGCCGTGGAACTGGAACGCCTGGTGCGCGCCTTCAACCCCTGGCCGATCTGCCACAGCAGCCTCGACGGCGAGCCCGTGAAGGTACTGTCCGCCGCCCCGGGCGAAGGCAAGGGCCAGCCCGGGCAGATCCTCGCCGCCAGCAAGGAAGGCCTGACCGTGGCCTGTGGCGACGGCGCCCTGCTGCTCACCCGCCTGCAATTGCCGGGTGGCAAGCCGCTGAATTTCGCCGATCTCTACAACAGCCGCCGCGAGCAGTTCACTGCGGGCAAGGTGCTGGGCGCATGA
- a CDS encoding SulP family inorganic anion transporter: MKLHNLFPFLTWLPGVRAPGLGRDAMVGLTGAILALPQSIAYALIAGLPAEYGLYAAVVPVMVACLWGSSKHLICGPTAAISVVLLASVSPLALPGSQEYIALVLLLTFLAGAFQWLLGWLRFGTLANFVSQSVVLGFSLGAALVIALGQVPNLLGLANLEGRATAWQSALQLADHVRELHWPSLLVAAVTLGLSMLVRCLWPRLPALLIGLVGGSLLVLALPGLFAEVARVQPFSGSLPPLAAIRFDAEDLLRLLPSAVACGLLGLVTSLSIARALASQSRQLLDANQEARGQGLSNLIGACFSGYLSAGSFTRSGLNLQAGAQSPLAGVFSALWVALFALLGASLIAHIPLPAMAASILLICWGLLDGRRLRQLWRVSRAEFAVMALTCAATLLLELQTAIYAGVLASLFFYLKRTSKPRVHQAHEGDAEVLRIEGSIFFGACPYLQKLIQRSRAGRLVLDAHHVNFIDYAGVSMLHEEARRLGGEGRSLVLRRARPQVERELRKLEGEGSGLLIEGSNP, from the coding sequence ATGAAACTCCACAACCTCTTCCCCTTCCTCACCTGGCTACCGGGCGTGCGAGCGCCCGGCCTTGGCCGCGACGCGATGGTGGGGCTGACCGGCGCCATCCTCGCCCTGCCGCAGTCCATCGCCTATGCGCTGATCGCCGGCCTGCCGGCGGAGTACGGGCTCTACGCGGCGGTGGTGCCGGTGATGGTCGCCTGCCTCTGGGGCTCGTCGAAACACCTGATCTGCGGGCCGACGGCGGCCATCTCGGTGGTGCTGCTGGCCAGCGTCAGCCCGCTGGCCCTGCCCGGCAGCCAGGAGTACATCGCCCTGGTGCTGCTGCTGACCTTCCTCGCCGGCGCCTTCCAGTGGCTGCTGGGATGGCTGCGTTTCGGCACCCTGGCCAACTTCGTCTCACAGTCGGTGGTGCTCGGCTTCAGCCTGGGCGCGGCCCTGGTGATCGCCCTAGGCCAGGTCCCCAACCTGCTCGGCCTGGCCAACCTGGAAGGCCGCGCCACCGCCTGGCAGAGCGCGCTGCAGCTGGCCGACCATGTCCGTGAGCTGCACTGGCCGTCGCTGCTGGTGGCGGCTGTGACCCTCGGCCTGTCGATGCTGGTGCGCTGCCTGTGGCCGCGCCTGCCGGCGCTGCTGATCGGCCTGGTGGGCGGTAGCCTGCTGGTGCTGGCCCTGCCCGGACTCTTTGCCGAGGTCGCGCGGGTACAGCCCTTCAGCGGCAGCCTGCCACCGCTCGCCGCGATCCGCTTCGATGCCGAGGACCTGCTGCGCCTGCTGCCCTCGGCGGTGGCCTGCGGCCTGCTCGGCCTGGTCACCAGCCTGTCCATCGCCCGCGCCCTGGCCAGCCAGTCGCGCCAGCTGCTGGACGCCAACCAGGAGGCCCGTGGCCAGGGGCTGTCCAACCTGATCGGCGCCTGCTTCTCGGGTTACCTCTCGGCGGGCTCCTTCACCCGCTCCGGCTTGAATCTCCAGGCCGGCGCGCAGTCGCCCCTGGCCGGGGTGTTCTCGGCGCTCTGGGTAGCGCTGTTCGCCCTGCTGGGGGCAAGTCTGATTGCCCATATCCCGCTGCCGGCCATGGCCGCGAGCATCCTGCTGATCTGCTGGGGGCTACTGGACGGGCGTCGCCTGCGCCAACTCTGGCGGGTCAGCCGGGCGGAGTTCGCGGTGATGGCGCTGACCTGCGCCGCCACCCTGCTGCTGGAACTGCAGACGGCCATATACGCCGGGGTGCTGGCGTCGCTGTTCTTCTACCTCAAGCGCACCTCAAAGCCACGGGTGCATCAGGCCCATGAGGGGGATGCCGAGGTGTTGCGCATCGAAGGCTCGATCTTCTTCGGCGCCTGCCCTTACCTGCAGAAGCTGATCCAGCGCAGCCGCGCCGGGCGCCTGGTGCTGGATGCGCACCATGTGAACTTCATCGACTACGCCGGGGTAAGCATGCTGCATGAAGAAGCGCGGCGCCTCGGCGGGGAGGGCCGCAGCCTGGTGCTGCGCCGCGCCCGGCCGCAGGTGGAGCGGGAGCTGCGCAAGCTGGAGGGAGAGGGCAGTGGGCTGTTGATCGAGGGGAGCAATCCGTAG
- a CDS encoding L-threonylcarbamoyladenylate synthase: MVSSWRVQQVARVVREGGVIAYPTEAVWGLGCDPWNEDAVYRLLALKERPVDKGLILVADNIRQFDFLLEGLPDAWIDRLASSWPGPNTWLVPHQNLLPEWVTGQHDSVALRVSDHPLVRDLCALTGPLISTSANPSGRPSAYSRLRVQQYFGEELDAVLGGALGGRRNPSVIRDLASGRVLRG; this comes from the coding sequence ATGGTCAGCAGTTGGCGGGTGCAGCAAGTGGCGCGGGTAGTGCGCGAGGGTGGCGTGATCGCCTACCCGACCGAGGCGGTCTGGGGCCTGGGCTGCGATCCCTGGAACGAAGATGCGGTGTACCGCCTGCTGGCGCTCAAGGAGCGGCCCGTGGACAAGGGCCTGATCCTGGTGGCGGACAATATCCGCCAGTTCGACTTCCTCCTCGAAGGCCTGCCGGACGCCTGGATCGACCGTCTCGCCAGCAGCTGGCCCGGCCCCAACACCTGGCTGGTGCCGCACCAGAACCTGCTGCCGGAGTGGGTAACCGGCCAGCACGACAGCGTCGCCCTGCGCGTCAGCGACCACCCGCTGGTGCGCGACCTCTGCGCCCTCACCGGGCCACTGATCTCCACTTCCGCCAACCCCTCTGGCCGTCCTTCCGCCTACTCGCGCCTGCGGGTGCAGCAGTACTTCGGCGAAGAGCTGGACGCGGTGCTGGGTGGCGCCCTCGGCGGGCGGCGCAATCCCAGCGTGATCCGCGACCTGGCCAGCGGTCGGGTACTCAGGGGATAA
- the hemF gene encoding oxygen-dependent coproporphyrinogen oxidase, with protein MTDRIEAVKAYLLDLQDRICAALAAEDGKAEFIEDAWTRPAGGGGRTRVIENGGLIEKGGVNFSHVFGSSLPPSASAHRPELAGRGFQALGVSLVIHPENPHVPTSHANVRFFCAEKEGEEPVWWFGGGFDLTPYYAQEEDCVFWHKVARDACAPFGADVYPRYKEWCDRYFHLKHRNEPRGIGGLFFDDLNQWDFDTSFAFMRAIGDAYLAAYLPILRKRKDTPFNEQQREFQAFRRGRYVEFNLVFDRGTLFGLQSGGRTESILMSLPPHVRWGYDWKPEPGSEEARLTEYFLKDRDWLTEAGL; from the coding sequence GTGACTGACCGTATCGAGGCCGTGAAGGCCTATCTGCTCGATCTGCAAGACCGCATCTGCGCCGCCCTGGCGGCCGAAGACGGCAAGGCCGAATTCATCGAGGACGCCTGGACCCGTCCCGCTGGCGGCGGCGGCCGTACCCGGGTGATCGAGAACGGCGGGCTGATCGAGAAAGGCGGGGTGAATTTCTCCCATGTGTTCGGCAGCAGCCTGCCGCCCTCGGCCAGCGCCCATCGCCCGGAACTGGCCGGCCGTGGCTTCCAGGCCCTGGGCGTGTCCCTGGTGATCCACCCGGAAAACCCCCACGTGCCCACCTCCCATGCCAACGTGCGCTTCTTCTGCGCCGAGAAGGAAGGCGAGGAGCCGGTGTGGTGGTTCGGTGGCGGCTTCGACCTGACCCCCTACTACGCGCAGGAAGAAGACTGCGTGTTCTGGCACAAGGTGGCCCGCGATGCCTGCGCGCCCTTCGGCGCGGACGTCTACCCGCGCTACAAGGAATGGTGCGACCGCTACTTCCACCTGAAGCACCGCAACGAGCCGCGCGGCATCGGCGGCCTGTTCTTCGACGACCTGAACCAGTGGGACTTCGACACCAGCTTCGCCTTCATGCGCGCCATCGGCGACGCCTACCTTGCGGCCTACCTGCCGATCCTGCGCAAGCGCAAGGACACTCCCTTCAACGAGCAGCAGCGCGAGTTCCAGGCCTTCCGTCGTGGCCGCTATGTGGAGTTCAACCTGGTGTTCGACCGCGGCACCCTGTTCGGCCTGCAATCGGGCGGCCGTACCGAATCCATCCTCATGTCCCTGCCGCCCCACGTGCGCTGGGGCTATGACTGGAAGCCCGAGCCCGGCAGCGAGGAGGCGCGCCTCACCGAGTACTTCCTCAAGGACCGCGACTGGCTGACGGAGGCGGGCCTCTGA
- a CDS encoding NADPH:quinone reductase, translated as MAKRIQFSAYGGPEVLEYADYQPTEPGPQEVRVRNRAVGLNFIDTYYRSGLYPAPDFPTSLGTEGAGEVEAVGSAVTQFKVGDRVAYATGPLGAYSELHVLPADKLVRLPEGISFEQAAAMMLKGLTVQYLLRQTFELKGGETILFHAAAGGVGLIACQWARALGVKLIGTVSSAEKAALAKANGAWATIDYSHENVVQRVLELTNGAKCPVVYDSVGKDTWETSLDCVAPRGLMVSFGNASGPVSGVNLGILAQKGSLYVTRPTLFGYASTPERLQAMADELFALIADGHIKVEIKQRFALADAAKAHTALASRQTTGSTVLIP; from the coding sequence ATGGCCAAACGCATCCAGTTCTCCGCCTATGGCGGGCCGGAAGTCCTCGAATACGCGGACTATCAGCCGACGGAACCGGGACCGCAGGAAGTACGGGTGCGCAATCGTGCGGTCGGCCTGAACTTCATCGACACCTACTACCGCAGCGGCCTCTACCCGGCGCCGGACTTCCCCACCAGCCTCGGCACCGAGGGTGCGGGCGAAGTGGAAGCGGTGGGCAGCGCGGTGACCCAGTTCAAGGTGGGCGACCGCGTCGCCTATGCCACCGGCCCCCTGGGCGCCTACAGCGAACTGCACGTATTGCCGGCGGACAAGCTGGTGCGCCTGCCGGAAGGCATCAGCTTCGAGCAGGCCGCGGCCATGATGCTCAAGGGCCTCACGGTGCAATACCTGCTGCGCCAGACCTTTGAGCTCAAGGGCGGCGAGACCATCCTCTTCCACGCCGCCGCCGGTGGCGTGGGCCTGATCGCCTGCCAGTGGGCGCGCGCCCTGGGGGTGAAGCTGATCGGTACCGTCAGCTCGGCGGAGAAGGCGGCGCTGGCCAAGGCCAACGGCGCCTGGGCGACCATCGACTACAGCCATGAGAACGTTGTGCAGCGGGTGCTGGAACTCACCAACGGCGCCAAGTGCCCGGTGGTCTACGACTCGGTGGGCAAGGACACCTGGGAAACCTCGCTGGACTGCGTAGCCCCGCGCGGGCTGATGGTGAGCTTCGGCAACGCCTCCGGGCCGGTGAGCGGGGTGAACCTCGGCATCCTCGCGCAGAAGGGCTCGCTCTACGTCACCCGGCCGACGCTGTTCGGCTACGCCAGTACGCCGGAGCGCCTGCAGGCCATGGCGGATGAGCTGTTCGCGCTAATCGCCGACGGCCACATCAAGGTGGAGATCAAGCAGCGCTTCGCCCTGGCCGACGCGGCCAAGGCGCATACCGCCCTGGCCAGCCGGCAGACCACCGGTTCGACCGTGCTTATCCCCTGA
- the aroE gene encoding shikimate dehydrogenase, protein MDSYCVFGNPIGHSKSPLIHRLFAEQTGERLTYEAVLAPLDDFSGCARAFFATGKGGNVTVPFKEQAYQLAGSLSARAQRAGAVNTLKKLDDGSLLGDNTDGAGLVRDLIRNAGLTLAGKRILLLGAGGAARGVIEPILAEKPAALVIANRTVEKAEDLARLFADLGPVSASGFDWLEEPVDLIINGTSASLSGDLPPISPSLIQPGHTVCYDMMYGKEMTAFNRWASEHGALRTLDGLGMLVEQAAEAFLLWRGVLPDSAPVLAELRRQLAQG, encoded by the coding sequence ATGGACAGCTACTGCGTCTTCGGCAACCCCATCGGCCACAGCAAGTCGCCGCTGATCCACCGCCTGTTCGCCGAGCAGACCGGCGAACGGCTGACCTACGAAGCCGTGCTCGCGCCCCTGGACGATTTCAGCGGCTGCGCCCGGGCATTCTTCGCCACCGGCAAGGGCGGCAACGTCACCGTGCCCTTCAAGGAGCAGGCGTACCAGCTGGCCGGCAGCCTCAGCGCCCGCGCCCAGCGCGCCGGCGCGGTGAACACCCTGAAGAAGCTCGACGACGGCAGCCTGCTGGGTGACAACACCGACGGCGCCGGCCTGGTGCGCGACCTCATCCGCAACGCCGGGCTGACCCTGGCCGGCAAGCGCATCCTGCTGCTGGGTGCCGGCGGTGCCGCACGCGGGGTGATCGAGCCGATCCTGGCCGAGAAGCCGGCGGCCCTGGTGATCGCCAACCGCACCGTGGAAAAGGCCGAGGACCTGGCCCGGCTGTTCGCCGACCTGGGCCCGGTGTCCGCCAGCGGTTTCGACTGGCTGGAGGAGCCGGTGGACCTGATCATCAACGGCACCTCGGCGAGCCTGTCCGGCGACCTGCCGCCCATTTCGCCGAGCCTGATCCAGCCGGGCCACACGGTCTGCTACGACATGATGTACGGCAAGGAAATGACCGCCTTCAACCGCTGGGCCAGCGAGCACGGCGCGCTGCGTACCCTGGATGGCCTCGGTATGCTGGTGGAGCAGGCCGCAGAAGCCTTCCTGCTCTGGCGCGGCGTGCTGCCGGACAGCGCTCCGGTGCTCGCCGAGCTGCGCCGCCAACTGGCCCAGGGCTGA
- the dprA gene encoding DNA-processing protein DprA — protein MPPISPAELEARLRLHHLPELGPARFRRLIEAFGSASAALSAPASAWRALGLPAACAEPRRSPQIRDAAARALGWLKQPGQHLLCWDAPDYPALLAETANAPPLLYVAGDPSLLERPQLAIVGSRRASAAGLDTARAFARSLVGGGFVVTSGLALGIDGAAHLGALEAGGGTVAVLGTGLEHIYPNRHRGLAARIGEQGGALLSELPLDCPPMAASFPRRNRIISGLSLGVLVVEASPSSGSLITARLAAEQGREVYAIPGSIHHPGARGCNQLIREGATLVERIDDILQALRGWQAMAPEAPAEAPQHEAHPLLALLRAAPYSSEGLAAASGWELPRLLAELTDLELRGRVAREAGCWVHRRG, from the coding sequence ATGCCACCAATCTCCCCCGCCGAGCTGGAAGCACGGCTGCGTCTGCACCACCTCCCCGAACTCGGCCCCGCCCGTTTCCGCCGCCTGATCGAAGCCTTCGGCAGCGCCTCCGCCGCCCTCAGTGCGCCCGCCTCCGCCTGGCGAGCCCTTGGCCTGCCGGCCGCCTGCGCCGAACCCCGGCGCAGCCCGCAGATCCGCGATGCCGCGGCGCGCGCCCTGGGCTGGCTGAAGCAGCCCGGCCAGCACCTGCTGTGCTGGGACGCTCCCGACTATCCCGCCCTGCTTGCCGAAACGGCCAATGCGCCGCCGCTGCTCTACGTCGCCGGCGACCCCAGCCTGCTGGAGCGCCCGCAGCTGGCCATCGTCGGCAGCCGGCGGGCCTCGGCGGCCGGGCTGGACACCGCCCGGGCCTTCGCCCGCAGCCTGGTTGGCGGCGGCTTCGTGGTCACCAGCGGCCTGGCGCTCGGCATCGATGGCGCGGCCCACCTGGGGGCGCTGGAGGCCGGGGGTGGGACTGTCGCGGTGCTCGGCACCGGGCTGGAACACATCTACCCCAATCGACACCGTGGCCTGGCGGCGCGAATCGGCGAGCAAGGTGGCGCGCTGCTGTCCGAGCTGCCCCTCGACTGCCCGCCGATGGCGGCCAGCTTTCCCCGCCGCAACCGCATCATCAGCGGCCTGTCCCTCGGCGTGCTGGTGGTGGAAGCCAGTCCGTCAAGCGGCTCGTTGATCACCGCGCGCCTGGCCGCCGAACAGGGTCGCGAGGTGTACGCCATTCCCGGTTCCATCCATCACCCTGGCGCGCGGGGCTGCAACCAGTTGATCCGCGAAGGCGCCACCCTGGTGGAACGCATCGACGACATACTCCAGGCCTTGCGCGGCTGGCAGGCCATGGCGCCGGAGGCCCCTGCCGAAGCGCCGCAACATGAGGCCCACCCCTTGCTGGCGCTGCTGCGCGCGGCGCCCTACAGCAGCGAGGGACTGGCCGCCGCCAGCGGCTGGGAGCTGCCGCGACTGCTCGCCGAACTCACCGATCTCGAGCTGCGCGGACGCGTCGCCCGCGAGGCCGGCTGTTGGGTGCATCGTCGGGGTTGA
- a CDS encoding LysM peptidoglycan-binding domain-containing protein translates to MRKSLLALLLLAASGLTQAAVELKAGYPERYTVVRGDTLWDISGKFLTKPWKWPEIWHANPQIENPHLIFPGDVLSLVYVGGEPRLMLNRGASRGTIKLSPQVRSTPMAEAIPAIPLEAINAFLLQNRIVDEASQFDSAPYIVAGNAERVVSGAGDRVYARGNFSQDQPAYGIFRQGRTYVDPDTKEFLGINANDIGSGEMVADEGDIATLELSRSTEEVRLGDRLFPTEERPINSTFMPSAPDRDISGVILDVPRGVTQVGQFDVVTINKGKRDGLVEGNVLAVYKTGETVRDRITDEFIKIPDERAGLLMVFRTYDKLSYGLVLAATRQLAVMDKVHNP, encoded by the coding sequence ATGAGGAAATCACTACTCGCCCTGCTGCTCCTGGCCGCCAGTGGGCTGACCCAGGCCGCGGTGGAACTCAAGGCTGGGTATCCGGAGCGCTATACAGTGGTTCGGGGCGATACGTTATGGGACATCTCCGGCAAGTTCCTGACCAAGCCGTGGAAGTGGCCGGAAATCTGGCACGCCAACCCGCAGATCGAGAACCCGCACCTGATCTTCCCGGGTGATGTGCTGAGCCTGGTCTACGTAGGTGGCGAACCTCGCCTGATGCTGAACCGCGGCGCGTCCCGCGGCACCATCAAGCTGTCGCCGCAGGTGCGCAGCACGCCGATGGCCGAGGCGATTCCGGCAATCCCGCTGGAGGCTATCAACGCCTTCCTGCTGCAAAACCGCATCGTCGACGAGGCCAGCCAGTTCGATTCCGCGCCCTACATCGTCGCCGGCAATGCCGAGCGCGTGGTCAGCGGCGCCGGTGACCGGGTCTACGCCCGCGGCAACTTCTCCCAGGATCAGCCGGCCTACGGCATCTTCCGCCAGGGCCGCACCTACGTGGACCCGGACACCAAGGAGTTCCTGGGGATCAACGCCAACGATATCGGCAGCGGCGAGATGGTTGCCGACGAGGGCGATATCGCCACCCTGGAACTGTCCCGCTCCACCGAGGAAGTGCGCCTGGGCGATCGCCTGTTCCCCACCGAGGAACGCCCGATCAACTCCACCTTCATGCCCAGCGCCCCGGATCGCGACATCAGCGGCGTGATCCTCGATGTGCCCCGTGGCGTGACCCAGGTTGGCCAGTTCGACGTGGTCACCATCAACAAGGGCAAGCGTGACGGCCTGGTGGAAGGCAACGTGCTGGCGGTCTACAAGACCGGTGAAACCGTGCGCGACCGCATCACCGATGAGTTCATCAAGATCCCGGACGAGCGCGCCGGCCTGTTGATGGTGTTCCGCACCTACGACAAGCTCAGCTACGGCCTGGTGCTGGCGGCCACGCGGCAGCTGGCGGTGATGGACAAGGTACATAACCCGTAA
- the rsmB gene encoding 16S rRNA (cytosine(967)-C(5))-methyltransferase RsmB yields MNPRLAAARALAAVLSGKASLGGSLPPQLDKVDPRDRALAQDLAFGAARWQPRLAMLAERLLQKPFKAADRDVEALLLVGLYQLFYTRIPAHAAIGETVGCSEKLKKPWAKGLLNAVLRNAQRQGEAIFAELERDPAARTAHPRWLQKALKAAWPEHWEAVCAANNAHPPLILRVNRRHGSRDAYLAELEQAGIKAEPCSYSRDGIRLAEACDVKTLPGFAEGRVSVQDEAAQLAADLLELAPGQRVLDACCAPGGKTCHLLEAEPGLAEVVAVDLEESRLVRVRENLQRLGLEARLIAADGRDTARWWDGKPFQRILLDAPCSATGVIRRHPDIKLTRKQEDIPALAQLQGELLDALWQTLEVGGVLLYATCSTLPMENSDNIAAFLARTPGARELDIPGPYGLKQPHGRQLLAQEDGHDGFYYAKLIKIAASARG; encoded by the coding sequence ATGAACCCACGCCTCGCCGCCGCGCGCGCCCTGGCCGCCGTACTGTCCGGCAAGGCCTCCCTGGGTGGCAGCCTGCCGCCCCAGCTGGACAAGGTCGATCCCCGCGACCGCGCCCTGGCCCAGGACCTGGCCTTTGGCGCGGCACGTTGGCAACCACGCCTGGCGATGCTCGCCGAGCGCCTGCTGCAAAAGCCCTTCAAGGCCGCCGACAGGGATGTGGAAGCCCTGTTGCTGGTGGGGCTCTACCAGCTGTTCTACACCCGCATTCCCGCCCATGCCGCCATCGGCGAAACCGTCGGCTGCTCGGAAAAACTGAAGAAGCCCTGGGCCAAGGGCCTGCTCAACGCCGTGTTGCGCAACGCCCAGCGCCAGGGCGAAGCCATCTTCGCCGAACTGGAACGCGACCCGGCGGCGCGCACCGCTCACCCGCGCTGGCTGCAGAAGGCCCTCAAGGCCGCCTGGCCGGAGCATTGGGAAGCGGTCTGCGCCGCCAACAACGCCCACCCGCCGCTGATCCTGCGGGTCAACCGCCGCCACGGCAGCCGCGACGCCTACCTCGCCGAGCTGGAGCAGGCCGGGATCAAGGCCGAGCCCTGCAGCTACAGCCGCGATGGCATCCGCCTCGCCGAAGCCTGCGACGTGAAGACCCTGCCCGGCTTCGCCGAAGGCCGCGTCAGCGTGCAGGACGAAGCCGCGCAACTGGCCGCCGACCTGCTCGAACTGGCGCCCGGCCAACGGGTGCTGGACGCCTGCTGCGCCCCCGGCGGCAAGACCTGCCACCTGCTGGAAGCCGAGCCCGGCCTGGCCGAAGTGGTTGCGGTCGACCTCGAGGAAAGCCGCCTGGTGCGGGTCCGCGAGAACCTCCAGCGACTGGGCCTGGAAGCACGCCTGATCGCCGCCGATGGCCGCGACACCGCCCGCTGGTGGGACGGCAAGCCCTTCCAGCGCATCCTGCTGGACGCGCCCTGTTCAGCCACCGGCGTGATCCGCCGTCATCCGGACATCAAACTGACCCGCAAACAGGAAGACATCCCCGCCCTGGCGCAGCTCCAGGGCGAGTTGCTGGACGCCCTCTGGCAGACCCTGGAAGTGGGCGGCGTGCTGCTGTACGCCACCTGCTCCACACTGCCCATGGAAAACAGCGACAACATCGCCGCCTTCCTCGCCCGCACCCCGGGTGCCCGCGAGCTGGACATCCCGGGCCCCTACGGCCTGAAGCAACCCCATGGCCGCCAGTTGCTGGCGCAGGAAGACGGCCATGATGGTTTCTACTATGCCAAGCTGATCAAGATCGCCGCCTCAGCGCGCGGCTAA
- the choX gene encoding choline ABC transporter substrate-binding protein encodes MLAAAALLGGLTFEAQAEDASCATVKLGDPGWSDIAVTNGVARLLLDGLGYRTETPTLAVPIIFAGLHKGQIDAFLGNWMPAQQSNYDKFVAAGSVDKLAQNLGGTEYTLAVPRYAHDAGVKSFADLDKFADKFDKTLYGIASGSPANESIRQMIAKDEFGLGDWKLVESSEQAMLVQVGRAVKRDQFVVFLGWTPHPMNVQYDMAYLKGGEKYFGESGSVNTLARKGYAEQCPNVGKLLGNLQFTQEMENAVMNQVLNGNTSNDAAIKAWLKANPAVVEGWLQGVTTRDGGDAVAAVQAKL; translated from the coding sequence ATGCTCGCCGCCGCCGCGCTGCTGGGCGGCCTGACCTTCGAGGCCCAGGCGGAGGACGCCAGTTGCGCCACGGTGAAGCTGGGCGATCCGGGCTGGAGCGACATAGCCGTCACCAACGGTGTGGCGCGCTTGCTCCTCGATGGCCTGGGCTACCGCACGGAAACCCCGACCCTGGCGGTGCCGATCATCTTCGCCGGGTTGCACAAGGGGCAGATCGACGCCTTCCTCGGCAACTGGATGCCGGCGCAACAGAGCAACTACGACAAGTTCGTCGCCGCCGGCAGCGTCGACAAGCTGGCGCAGAACCTCGGCGGCACCGAGTACACCCTGGCTGTGCCGCGCTACGCCCATGACGCGGGGGTGAAGTCCTTCGCCGACCTGGACAAGTTCGCCGACAAGTTCGACAAGACCCTCTACGGCATCGCCTCCGGCTCCCCCGCCAACGAGTCGATCCGGCAGATGATCGCCAAGGACGAGTTCGGCCTCGGCGACTGGAAGCTGGTGGAGTCCAGCGAGCAGGCGATGCTGGTGCAGGTGGGCCGGGCGGTGAAGCGCGACCAGTTCGTGGTCTTCCTCGGCTGGACCCCGCACCCGATGAACGTGCAGTACGACATGGCCTACCTCAAGGGCGGCGAAAAGTACTTCGGCGAGAGCGGCAGCGTGAACACCCTGGCGCGCAAGGGTTACGCCGAGCAGTGCCCGAACGTCGGCAAGCTGCTGGGCAACCTGCAGTTCACCCAGGAAATGGAGAACGCCGTGATGAACCAGGTGCTCAACGGCAACACCAGCAACGACGCGGCCATCAAGGCCTGGCTGAAAGCCAACCCGGCGGTGGTCGAAGGCTGGTTGCAGGGCGTCACCACCCGCGATGGCGGCGACGCCGTGGCGGCGGTGCAGGCGAAGCTCTGA